A single Sander lucioperca isolate FBNREF2018 chromosome 24, SLUC_FBN_1.2, whole genome shotgun sequence DNA region contains:
- the LOC116044860 gene encoding protein boule-like isoform X1, with the protein MEVENQNGFTSSCPSENGSSFSTLEVLPSENHGDSLTHHTTRHGTVIPNRIFVGGIDYRVNESDLRHVFSQHGAVKEVKIVIDRSGMSKGYGFVTFETQDDALKVLHDANGICFKDKKLSIGQAVRKQQGPGQTKSVFVTIPDSALPVPMSCGTLHLTTSAGYPYTYHNGVAYFHCPNMSSPAHHWPQPAPPVTLPQSHQPVYQQPAYLHHHQCAPNQYQWNVVQSPMPSSPVMYSQQSEYLYQHADGAPFQPPLPVMEDTTPEFVEPMPVQQVYPLYPQRTEGMTAVFLQHNYRKNQMFPHSRVHLKPKYRRYIHHKEYHYLPEATAPPDASMHHTQPPLM; encoded by the exons GGG TTCACATCCAGCTGTCCGTCTGAGAACGGCAGCAGCTTCTCCACTCTTGAAGTGCTACCTTCAGAAAACCACGGTGACAGCCTGACCCACCACACCACCCGCCACGGCACTGTTATCCCCAATCGGATTTTTGTCGGGGGAATTGACTACAGG gttaATGAGAGCGACTTGCGACATGTCTTCTCTCAACATGGCGCGGTAAAAGAGGTGAAGATTGTGATAGATCGCTCAGGAATGTCAAAGGG ATATGGCTTTGTTACATTTGAGACTCAAGATGATGCACTGAAAGTCCTTCATGAT GCTAATGGCATCTGTTTCAAAGATAAGAAGCTGAGCATTGGTCAGGCTGTCCGCAAGCAGCAAGGTCCAGGACAAA CTAAGAGTGTTTTTGTGACCATCCCTGACTCGGCCTTACCTGTGCCGATGTCCTGTGGGACGCTGCACCTAACCACGTCTGCAGGCTATCCCTACACCTACCACAACGGAGTGGCCTACTTCCACTGCCCCAACATGAGCTCTCCTGCCCACCACTGGCCT CAACCTGCTCCTCCAGTGACGCTTCCTCAGTCCCATCAGCCTGTCTACCAGCAACCAGCCTATCTCCACCACCACCAG TGTGCCCCGAACCAGTATCAGTGGAATGTGGTCCAG TCGCCGATGCCCTCCAGTCCAGTCATGTACTCCCAGCAGTCAGAATATCTGTACCAGCACGCTGATGGAGCCCCTTTCCAGCCTCCTCTGCCTGTCATGGAGGACACCACACCAGAG TTTGTAGAGCCCATGCCGGTGCAGCAGGTTTACCCATTGTATCCTCAGAGAACTGAAGGAATGACGGCAGTTTTTCTGCAACATAACTAtagaaag AATCAGATGTTTCCACACTCGCGGGTCCATCTGAAGCCCAAGTACCGCCGCTACATCCATCACAAGGAGTACCACTACCTGCCAGAAGCCACAGCACCTCCAGACGCCTCGATGCATCACACTCAACCACCTCTCATGTAG
- the LOC116044860 gene encoding protein boule-like isoform X4, which produces MEVENQNGFTSSCPSENGSSFSTLEVLPSENHGDSLTHHTTRHGTVIPNRIFVGGIDYRVNESDLRHVFSQHGAVKEVKIVIDRSGMSKGYGFVTFETQDDALKVLHDANGICFKDKKLSIGQAVRKQQGPGQTKSVFVTIPDSALPVPMSCGTLHLTTSAGYPYTYHNGVAYFHCPNMSSPAHHWPQPAPPVTLPQSHQPVYQQPAYLHHHQCAPNQYQWNVVQSPMPSSPVMYSQQSEYLYQHADGAPFQPPLPVMEDTTPEFVEPMPVQQVYPLYPQRTEGMTAVFLQHNYRKVKKRIRCFHTRGSI; this is translated from the exons GGG TTCACATCCAGCTGTCCGTCTGAGAACGGCAGCAGCTTCTCCACTCTTGAAGTGCTACCTTCAGAAAACCACGGTGACAGCCTGACCCACCACACCACCCGCCACGGCACTGTTATCCCCAATCGGATTTTTGTCGGGGGAATTGACTACAGG gttaATGAGAGCGACTTGCGACATGTCTTCTCTCAACATGGCGCGGTAAAAGAGGTGAAGATTGTGATAGATCGCTCAGGAATGTCAAAGGG ATATGGCTTTGTTACATTTGAGACTCAAGATGATGCACTGAAAGTCCTTCATGAT GCTAATGGCATCTGTTTCAAAGATAAGAAGCTGAGCATTGGTCAGGCTGTCCGCAAGCAGCAAGGTCCAGGACAAA CTAAGAGTGTTTTTGTGACCATCCCTGACTCGGCCTTACCTGTGCCGATGTCCTGTGGGACGCTGCACCTAACCACGTCTGCAGGCTATCCCTACACCTACCACAACGGAGTGGCCTACTTCCACTGCCCCAACATGAGCTCTCCTGCCCACCACTGGCCT CAACCTGCTCCTCCAGTGACGCTTCCTCAGTCCCATCAGCCTGTCTACCAGCAACCAGCCTATCTCCACCACCACCAG TGTGCCCCGAACCAGTATCAGTGGAATGTGGTCCAG TCGCCGATGCCCTCCAGTCCAGTCATGTACTCCCAGCAGTCAGAATATCTGTACCAGCACGCTGATGGAGCCCCTTTCCAGCCTCCTCTGCCTGTCATGGAGGACACCACACCAGAG TTTGTAGAGCCCATGCCGGTGCAGCAGGTTTACCCATTGTATCCTCAGAGAACTGAAGGAATGACGGCAGTTTTTCTGCAACATAACTAtagaaaggttaaaaaa AGAATCAGATGTTTCCACACTCGCGGGTCCATCTGA
- the LOC116044676 gene encoding gamma-crystallin S-1-like, which translates to MGKIIFYEDRNFQGRSYECSSECSDLHSHFSRCNSIRVESANWMVYERPNYMGYQYFLRKGDYSDYQRWMGFNDCVRSCRMIPMHKSSHKIMIYERPEFGGQMKELTDDCPSLTENFHFNDISSCNVKDGSWIFYEHPNYRGRQFLVRPGEYRRFNEWGSMSSRVGSIRRITV; encoded by the exons ATGGGCAAG ATCATCTTCTACGAGGACAGGAACTTCCAGGGCCGCTCCTATGAGTGCAGCAGCGAATGCAGTGACCTGCATTCCCACTTTAGCCGCTGCAACTCCATTAGAGTGGAGAGTGCTAACTGGATGGTCTATGAGAGACCCAACTACATGGGCTACCAGTACTTCCTGAGGAAGGGCGACTATTCAGACTACCAGCGCTGGATGGGATTCAATGACTGTGTGCGATCCTGTCGAATGATCCCTATG CACAAAAGCTCTCACAAAATTATGATCTACGAGCGCCCAGAGTTCGGAGGCCAGATGAAGGAGTTGACCGACGACTGCCCCTCCCTGACCGAAAACTTCCACTTCAACGACATCTCCTCCTGCAACGTGAAGGACGGTTCCTGGATCTTCTACGAGCATCCCAATTACAGAGGACGCCAGTTCCTGGTACGCCCCGGTGAATACAGGAGGTTTAATGAGTGGGGAAGCATGAGTTCTAGGGTGGGATCCATCAGACGCATCACTGTGTGA
- the LOC116044860 gene encoding protein boule-like isoform X2: MWLWKWRTKTGCPSENGSSFSTLEVLPSENHGDSLTHHTTRHGTVIPNRIFVGGIDYRVNESDLRHVFSQHGAVKEVKIVIDRSGMSKGYGFVTFETQDDALKVLHDANGICFKDKKLSIGQAVRKQQGPGQTKSVFVTIPDSALPVPMSCGTLHLTTSAGYPYTYHNGVAYFHCPNMSSPAHHWPQPAPPVTLPQSHQPVYQQPAYLHHHQCAPNQYQWNVVQSPMPSSPVMYSQQSEYLYQHADGAPFQPPLPVMEDTTPEFVEPMPVQQVYPLYPQRTEGMTAVFLQHNYRKNQMFPHSRVHLKPKYRRYIHHKEYHYLPEATAPPDASMHHTQPPLM; this comes from the exons GGG CTGTCCGTCTGAGAACGGCAGCAGCTTCTCCACTCTTGAAGTGCTACCTTCAGAAAACCACGGTGACAGCCTGACCCACCACACCACCCGCCACGGCACTGTTATCCCCAATCGGATTTTTGTCGGGGGAATTGACTACAGG gttaATGAGAGCGACTTGCGACATGTCTTCTCTCAACATGGCGCGGTAAAAGAGGTGAAGATTGTGATAGATCGCTCAGGAATGTCAAAGGG ATATGGCTTTGTTACATTTGAGACTCAAGATGATGCACTGAAAGTCCTTCATGAT GCTAATGGCATCTGTTTCAAAGATAAGAAGCTGAGCATTGGTCAGGCTGTCCGCAAGCAGCAAGGTCCAGGACAAA CTAAGAGTGTTTTTGTGACCATCCCTGACTCGGCCTTACCTGTGCCGATGTCCTGTGGGACGCTGCACCTAACCACGTCTGCAGGCTATCCCTACACCTACCACAACGGAGTGGCCTACTTCCACTGCCCCAACATGAGCTCTCCTGCCCACCACTGGCCT CAACCTGCTCCTCCAGTGACGCTTCCTCAGTCCCATCAGCCTGTCTACCAGCAACCAGCCTATCTCCACCACCACCAG TGTGCCCCGAACCAGTATCAGTGGAATGTGGTCCAG TCGCCGATGCCCTCCAGTCCAGTCATGTACTCCCAGCAGTCAGAATATCTGTACCAGCACGCTGATGGAGCCCCTTTCCAGCCTCCTCTGCCTGTCATGGAGGACACCACACCAGAG TTTGTAGAGCCCATGCCGGTGCAGCAGGTTTACCCATTGTATCCTCAGAGAACTGAAGGAATGACGGCAGTTTTTCTGCAACATAACTAtagaaag AATCAGATGTTTCCACACTCGCGGGTCCATCTGAAGCCCAAGTACCGCCGCTACATCCATCACAAGGAGTACCACTACCTGCCAGAAGCCACAGCACCTCCAGACGCCTCGATGCATCACACTCAACCACCTCTCATGTAG
- the LOC116044673 gene encoding gamma-crystallin M2-like — translation MGKIIFYEDRNFQGRHHECMSDCADLHPYFNRCNSVRVESGCFMVYERPQYLGHQYFLRKGEYSDNQRMIGINDCILSCRMIPMHRGSYKIKLYEHPDMGGQMHEVSDDCPNVQDRLRMSDINSCNVVDGHWLMYDQPNYRGRPYYLRPGEYRRYSDWGAASPRIGSLRRITDLN, via the exons ATGGGAAAG ATCATATTCTACGAGGACAGAAATTTCCAGGGTCGGCACCATGAGTGCATGAGCGACTGTGCTGACCTGCACCCCTACTTCAACCGCTGCAACTCCGTACGGGTGGAGAGCGGCTGCTTCATGGTGTATGAGAGACCCCAATACCTGGGCCACCAGTACTTCCTCCGCAAAGGGGAGTATTCCGACAACCAGCGCATGATTGGCATCAATGACTGCATCCTCTCCTGTCGCATGATTCCCATG CACCGAGGttcctacaaaataaaattgtatGAGCATCCAGACATGGGCGGCCAAATGCATGAGGTGAGCGATGATTGCCCCAACGTCCAGGACCGCCTGCGTATGTCTGACATTAACTCGTGTAATGTGGTTGACGGCCACTGGCTCATGTATGACCAGCCCAACTACAGGGGAAGACCCTACTACCTTAGACCCGGCGAATACCGCAGATACAGCGACTGGGGCGCCGCTAGTCCAAGGATCGGCTCGCTCAGGCGGATCACTGACTTAAACTAG
- the LOC116044660 gene encoding gamma-crystallin M3-like — protein MAMGRIIFYEDRNFQGRSYETSSDCPELTSYLSRCNSCRVESGLFMVYEKPNFMGHQMLVRRGEYPDNQRLMGMSMSDCIRSSRMIPMHRGPFRMRIYEKENFGGQMHELMDDCDNMMDRFHMSDCQSCNVMDGHWLMFEQPNYRGKMLYLRPGEYRNLREMAMGNMSRFSSIRRIMDSC, from the exons ATGGCCATGGGAAGG ATCATATTCTATGAGGACCGGAACTTCCAGGGTCGCTCCTATGAGACCAGCAGTGACTGCCCCGAGCTCACCTCCTACCTGAGCAGGTGTAACTCCTGCAGGGTGGAGAGCGGCCTCTTCATGGTCTACGAGAAGCCCAACTTCATGGGCCATCAgatgctggtgaggaggggcGAGTACCCAGACAACCAGCGCCTGATGGGAATGAGTATGAGTGACTGCATCAGGTCCAGTCGCATGATCCCCATG CACAGGGGACCCTTCAGAATGAGGATCTATGAAAAGGAGAACTTTGGAGGCCAGATGCATGAGCTGATGGACGACTGTGACAATATGATGGATCGTTTCCACATGTCTGACTGCCAGTCCTGCAACGTGATGGATGGCCACTGGCTGATGTTCGAACAGCCCAACTACAGAGGCAAGATGCTGTACTTGAGGCCAGGAGAGTACAGGAACCTCAGAGAGATGGCGATGGGCAACATGTCGAGGTTCAGCTCCATCAGGCGCATCATGGACTCCTGTTAA
- the LOC116044860 gene encoding protein boule-like isoform X3, which produces MWLWKWRTKTGSSFSTLEVLPSENHGDSLTHHTTRHGTVIPNRIFVGGIDYRVNESDLRHVFSQHGAVKEVKIVIDRSGMSKGYGFVTFETQDDALKVLHDANGICFKDKKLSIGQAVRKQQGPGQTKSVFVTIPDSALPVPMSCGTLHLTTSAGYPYTYHNGVAYFHCPNMSSPAHHWPQPAPPVTLPQSHQPVYQQPAYLHHHQCAPNQYQWNVVQSPMPSSPVMYSQQSEYLYQHADGAPFQPPLPVMEDTTPEFVEPMPVQQVYPLYPQRTEGMTAVFLQHNYRKNQMFPHSRVHLKPKYRRYIHHKEYHYLPEATAPPDASMHHTQPPLM; this is translated from the exons GGG CAGCAGCTTCTCCACTCTTGAAGTGCTACCTTCAGAAAACCACGGTGACAGCCTGACCCACCACACCACCCGCCACGGCACTGTTATCCCCAATCGGATTTTTGTCGGGGGAATTGACTACAGG gttaATGAGAGCGACTTGCGACATGTCTTCTCTCAACATGGCGCGGTAAAAGAGGTGAAGATTGTGATAGATCGCTCAGGAATGTCAAAGGG ATATGGCTTTGTTACATTTGAGACTCAAGATGATGCACTGAAAGTCCTTCATGAT GCTAATGGCATCTGTTTCAAAGATAAGAAGCTGAGCATTGGTCAGGCTGTCCGCAAGCAGCAAGGTCCAGGACAAA CTAAGAGTGTTTTTGTGACCATCCCTGACTCGGCCTTACCTGTGCCGATGTCCTGTGGGACGCTGCACCTAACCACGTCTGCAGGCTATCCCTACACCTACCACAACGGAGTGGCCTACTTCCACTGCCCCAACATGAGCTCTCCTGCCCACCACTGGCCT CAACCTGCTCCTCCAGTGACGCTTCCTCAGTCCCATCAGCCTGTCTACCAGCAACCAGCCTATCTCCACCACCACCAG TGTGCCCCGAACCAGTATCAGTGGAATGTGGTCCAG TCGCCGATGCCCTCCAGTCCAGTCATGTACTCCCAGCAGTCAGAATATCTGTACCAGCACGCTGATGGAGCCCCTTTCCAGCCTCCTCTGCCTGTCATGGAGGACACCACACCAGAG TTTGTAGAGCCCATGCCGGTGCAGCAGGTTTACCCATTGTATCCTCAGAGAACTGAAGGAATGACGGCAGTTTTTCTGCAACATAACTAtagaaag AATCAGATGTTTCCACACTCGCGGGTCCATCTGAAGCCCAAGTACCGCCGCTACATCCATCACAAGGAGTACCACTACCTGCCAGAAGCCACAGCACCTCCAGACGCCTCGATGCATCACACTCAACCACCTCTCATGTAG
- the LOC116044674 gene encoding gamma-crystallin M3-like, with protein sequence MMHKRQRASGKNRNQMTMSGKIVFFEGRNFQGRSYECISDCSEITSHLSRCSSCKVESGTFMVYDQPNYTGQQYLLTRGEYPEYQNTIGFNDCIQSCRIVPVHKGPFKMRIYERANFEGQMHELTDDCDSIQDHYHISDMQSCNVMEGYWLMFEQPNYEGKMFYLKPGKYRNLKEISSDDTRFNSVRRITES encoded by the exons ATGATGCATAAAAGGCAGCGCGCCAGTGGGAAGAACAGAAATCAAATGACCATGAGCGGAAAG ATAGTCTTCTTCGAGGGGAGAAACTTCCAGGGCCGCTCGTATGAGTGCATCAGCGACTGCTCTGAAATCACCTCCCACCTGAGCCGATGCAGCTCctgcaaggtggagagtgggacGTTCATGGTCTACGACCAGCCCAACTACACGGGCCAGCAGTACCTCCTGACCAGGGGAGAGTACCCCGAGTATCAGAATACCATCGGCTTCAATGACTGCATTCAGTCCTGCCGCATCGTCCCTGTG CACAAGGGGCCCTTTAAGATGAGGATCTACGAGAGAGCGAACTTTGAGGGGCAGATGCATGAACTGACTGATGACTGCGACTCCATCCAGGATCACTATCACATATCTGACATGCAGTCCTGCAACGTGATGGAAGGCTACTGGTTGATGTTCGAGCAGCCAAACTACGAAGGCAAGATGTTTTATCTGAAACCAGGAAAGTACAGGAACCTCAAAGAGATTAGCAGCGATGACACGAGGTTCAACTCAGTCAGACGCATCACTGAATCTTAA
- the LOC116044738 gene encoding gamma-crystallin M3-like gives MHLKRCNSCRVDNGCFMVYERPNFMGNQIFLKRGEYSDIQRMGSMMGMTGMAMMDTVHSCRMIPMHMGQFRMKIYERENYGGQMHELMDDCESLQDCYLMSDCQSCNVMDGHWLMFEQPNYRGRMMLVRPGEYRNLRDSGVSNIMKISSIRRIMGMC, from the exons ATGCACCTGAAGCGCTGCAACTCCTGCAGGGTGGACAACGGGTGCTTCATGGTGTACGAACGCCCCAACTTCATGGGAAATCAGATCTTCTTGAAGAGAGGGGAGTACTCAGATATTCAGCGCATGGGGAGCATGATGGGCATGACGGGCATGGCGATGATGGACACTGTCCACTCCTGTCGCATGATCCCCATG CACATGGGGCAGTTCAGGATGAAGATCTACGAAAGGGAGAACTACGGAGGCCAGATGCACGAGCTAATGGACGATTGCGAGTCTCTCCAGGATTGTTACTTAATGTCTGACTGCCAGTCCTGCAACGTGATGGACGGCCACTGGCTGATGTTTGAGCAGCCCAACTACAGAGGCCGGATGATGCTCGTGAGGCCAGGAGAGTACAGGAACCTCAGAGACTCAGGAGTGAGCAACATAATGAAAATCAGCTCAATCAGGCGCATCATGGGTATGTGCTGA